GCAAGGTTTGTAATATTTTCCGGAATCCCTATAAGATAGATTAATGTGTAGGCAAGGAAAATTCCCGAAAGTGCACCAACCAGAGCACTTAGTGCAGAATAAAAAATAGCGTTTGAGATGTACATCTCGTATGAAATTGGTATTCTGGCCTGCCTGAGTTTGACCTGAAGAGACTCATACCTTCCACCCTGGTTTTTAATTCTATTTCCCAGCAGGATAAACGGTATCTGCTTTGACAGATTAAAAAATATCCGTGCCTTTATGGCCAGTTCATCCAATTTATCTATATTCTTATTTAAAAAATTACTTCTCTTTTCTCTTATCTTGTCTTCATGCAGCTTATCATCGTGCATATCAGGATGTTCATCGCCATGTACAGGCCCTGATTGATACTGATCCGTATCTTCTTCACCATTTTCGTTTGTCCGGACAGAGTTCGTTTTTTTCACAGATACCACATCAGGATTTATTCAACCAAGTTGAAACTATCAAGAACCTTATGAGGATTTGATTGATAGGTGTTGATTATAGAAGTTATCTCCTTAAAATCGGTTATATTATTATTTACCATATATTCCAGTATCTTTTTTCGTGTGTCCAGTTCTCTTCTTATCTGAGCATTGCTCCATCCCCGGCTTATAACTATATCTTTAAGAGCCTTTGAATCTCCTGTCTGGTGGAATGAATCGGATATGGAATCCCATAAAAAAATGTCATTGGTACGTATATTTTTTGTATTTGGATCAATATCAATGATCTCTACAATCTTCAGATTTCTTCTAACCCTTTCTCCTTTAGAATATGTCTGCGCCTGGATGCAGATTATGTCAAGTGCCTGGATCATTGTCCGGGGTACGTTTATGGGTGGGTTTTCCAGTCTGTGGATGGCTGATGCTACAGAATCAGCGTGCATAGTTGAAAAAGTTGTATGGCCTGTGGACATCGCCTGAAATAGAGTGAGGGCTTCTCTTCCCCTTACCTCTCCTACAATAATATATTCCGGTCTCTGGCGAAGTGCTGCCTTCAGGAGTTCATACATATCAACAGCTCCCCGTTCATCGGCTGTAAATGAATCACGGGTTATTGCAGGTATCCAGTTCATGTGAGAGAGTTTCAGCTCACGTGTATCTTCAAGTGTGACAACCTTTGATTTTTCTGGAATGAACAGGGAGATAGAGTTAAGTGAGGATGTTTTTCCGGATGCTGTACCTCCTGCATATATAAGGCTTTTATTATTTTCAATGCATAGCCATAGATATGCCATAGACTCTGCAGAGAAAGTGCCCCATTTGATCAGATCTACGGGAGTTACAGGTATATCACTGAATTTACGTATAGTAAATGTGCCCCCACGGGTGGTTATCGTACTTCCAAGTGTCATCTGTATACGGGATCCATCAGGTACTGTTGCATCGATCATGGGCTGGGCAAGCGATATATGTTTTCCACTTTTCTGGGCAAGCTGGATAATATAGGAATCCAGCTCCTTTTCGGAAAAACTGATATTTGTTTCTATGTTATGATATTTCCTGTGATAAAGGAAAACAGGAACATCATGTCCATTTACTGAAATGTCTTCTATGGAGTTATCATACATCAATGGATCTATTTTTCCAAATCTGATAAAATCTCTTTTTATGTAGTAAGATATTTTTTCCAGCATCACAGGTGTAATATCAATTGCATAATCTTTTACAATAGATCTTATTTTAGACTCAAGTATAGACTCTTTGTTGATACTTTCATTAATGTTTTCAAAAAGAAGCACGTCTCTGAGTCTTTTTTTAATCTCTGCCAGGAAAAGACTTTCAAAATCTGACATTTCAGGCTCTACGACATAGTATATGTAACTGTTTATTTCCTGATTGAACTGAACTGTTACGAAGGAATATGGTTCAATCAGCCAGTATCTTTCAACCTCATCATAACCTTCAAGCCCACCGAAAGCAACCAGGGGGCCATGGAGTTCAGGATCATATTCCGCAATTTCCTGTTCATGATGCTTGAAAATATTTTTAATTTTACTGAAGATATTTTCTTTACTTTGCTCTTCTAGAGTCTCATTTTCATTTTCAGTTGCCGATTCTGCACCTGCTTCATTAATTTCAGTTTCAGATGTTTTATCTTCAGTAATACTATCTGTGAGATCAGTTTCTTCCTGGGGCCGGATATTTGTCTGGATATTTTGAAGAGCAATATCTGATTTTATTATTTTATCCTCTTCAATCACAGTCCTGTTATTAACACCTGTGTTATTGGATTTGTTTGCGTGAGTACTGGAAATATCCTCGGATATATTTTTGCTCGCAGTGCCTTTATGTTCCTGTTTACTGATAGTAGAATGGGATATATGGTCAGGGGTAAGTATTCCATATTCTTTTTCAAACTCTGTATCCTGAAGATTGTTCTGTATGTTTTTTGCCTTAATCTCTCTATCTTGCTGATTATCTGATGAAGAAGCTTCAACTCTTGTTTCAAAAATTTTACTACTGTCAGGTTCCGGATAACTGGTATGATCTCTGTCTTTTCTGGTCCCTGATAATTTTTCTGAATTCGAATCAAAGGTCGATGTCATGATTTCACCGTTTTTGCAGCACTGAATGCAGTTCTGGTATGATTTTGAGACAGATAATCATTCGATTCCATCCTATAGTATGTTTTCTAAACTATTCGGGTATTTTTTATTTAGTGGTGATAGGTGTTTTATAATTATATGTATTTATATATGATTATTATGTGATGATGATGAAACCAATCACATTTTATATTTAATTACAATGTATAATATTTATAAGTTTTTGTAAGGGGTGTGGGTCGTGTTTAAGTCGTAAATATAGATGATTGGAAATTTCAGTTTGGACTGACTTTCTATAAATCCAGTTTGCCTTCAGGTTCAATGAAAAATGTTAAATCTAAAGGTGGATATGTTCTGAGTTGACCTTATTACAATTGATATCTGAATTGTGGTTCAGGTACAAACAAAATCATATAATGGTAAAGAGGACATCATTTATGCCAGTAATAACCCTGCCTTATAATGACCTTGAAAATCTCACATCTGCTGATCGATCTGTTATAACAGATAGAATTCCCATGATCGGTGCTGATATTGAACGTCTTGAGAATGATCACATAGATATTGAATTTTTCCCGGATCGCCCTGATCTCTATAGTGTGGAGGGTGTATCACGCGCATTAAGAGGGTTTCTGGAAATCGAAACCGGAATGTGTGAATATGATGTGAGTACATCCGGGTTTGAAATATCAGTTGATACGAAACTGGACGGCATACGTCCATGGCTTGCATGTGCAGTCATAAGGGGTATTAAATTTGACTCCAACTCCATCAAATCCCTTATGGATCTGCAGGAAGACCTTCACTGGGGGCTTGGAAGGAACCGAAAAAAGATCTCAATAGGTGTGCATGATCTTAAGGACATCCAGCCGCCGTTTAGATATATTGCAGTTGATCCCGATTTTGAATTTGTACCCCTTGATTTTTCAGAACCCATGTCACTGCAGGAAATTCTTCAAAAGCATCCAAAGGGAATAAGGTTTGCAAATATTCTTGAAGAACATTCCATGTACCCCTTAATAGTAGATGTGAATGACAATGTTTTATCTTTTCCTCCCATAATAAATGGAAACCTTACCAGAGTAACTGAAGATACAACTGACCTCTTTATTGATGTTACAGGTTTAAGTGATTCTGTAGACACAGCACTAAACATTGTAGTTACAGCTCTTGCAGAAAGGGGTGGAAAAATCGAATCTGTTAAAATAATTTCTCCTGAAGCAACTTCCAGAGTGACACCTCAACTTGATCCAATTATCCGAAAACTGAAAAAGGAAGATATTGAATCAATTATCGGAATCAGAATGTCCATGGATGAAATTATTCATAATCTTGAAAAAATGCGTTATGGAACAGAGGTCGTGGATAATGAAACGGTACTTGTAAAGGTGCCTCCATATAGGGCAGATATTCTGCACAATTATGATATTATAGAAGATATTGCAATAGGCTATGGATATGAAAATATCCAGCCAATCTTTCCTGAATGCTCTACAGTTGGCTGTGAGCATACGCTGTCTGTAATTGGTGATAGATTAAGGGAAATAATGATCGGGCTTGAGTATTTTCAGGTAATGCCTTTTACACTGACAAATGATAAGATACACTTTGAGTGGATGTGCAGGGATAAAACCGATGATGTAACATATGTACTTCATCCAATAAGTGAAGATCAGACTATGCTCAGGACTACGATTCTCCCCAATCTTCTGGAAATACTATCCTTAAATCAGCACAGAGAACTTCCTCAGCGTATATTTGAAGTAGGGGAGGTTGTCAGAAATGAAGAAAACAGGATGCATATTGCAGCAGTTTCAATTCACCCCAACGCAAATTTCACTGAAGTCCAGGAGATAGTGGATGCAGTTATGAGGGAGCAGGTACTGGATTATAACCTTTCAGAATCAGTGGATCCTGCTTTTATGGACGGAAGAAGGGCTGATATATTCGTGGATGGTAAAAAAATAGGTGTTATGGGAGAGTTCTATCCACAGTTGATCTCCAACTTTGGTCTGGGGCAGCCGATTGCTGGTTTTGAAATGCAAATACTGCCTGAAAAATAAAAGAGAATAACAAAAATAAAATAAGAACGGGCCCGCCGCGATTCGAACACGAGTCAATGGGTCTCTTCACTGTTGATGAAGATCATCACCAGTACCGAAGCCCATTAGGATATCCACTACCCTACGGGCCCATTTTAGAGTCTTACATAGAATCTGCTTATATTAATATTTTCTGTTACTTCCTGAAATTAAAATCCATGGACCAGGTATGGTCCAAAGATCATGAAGACAATAGATATCAATATCAGCAGTGAAAGGAACACAGTAGTAGCAGATGCTATTTTTGTGGCCTTTATCTCATTTCCGGTTATGCGCATTACAAGAGCCTTTGCATAGTCTCTGAACACATGCCCCCCATCAAGAGGTATTGCAGGAAGGCAGTTAAAAAGACCCACATAGAAGTTCAGCCATCCAATCCACAGAAGGGTGTTTGCAATCCAGAATATGCCCATTCCCATAGGCTCAGCCCATCCCACAGGCTCGTAAGCCTGAGCAAGTGTAGTTCCAAAACCAGGGAAGCCTTCACCTGCAAATCCTATTATAGGAAATCCAAGGATTATGATCCATCCACTAAGCTGAGACATCATTGATGGTATCTGTTTCAGCATTTCAAGATATACATCTGCAGGGAAGTATCCAACTGACATATCCCCGACTGAGAATCCAAGAGATGTTGAAATATCTCCTACCGGTCCACCAACGATTCCCAAAAATCCTCTGTCTTCATCTTCGTGGTGTGATGTGAGTGTTATCTGAACTGTCCTGATCTCTTCATTATTCTGGTCGTGAACTTCCATGCTGATGGTCTGACCTGGAGACGTATTACCCATGAAATCTACAAAATCATCAACAGATCTTATGGACATACCATCAAGTTCTTTGATTATCATTCCTTCTTCAAGCCCGGCCTGGGATGCAGGAGAGTTCTGAACCACATCCATTATCCTGATACCAGAAGCTTCTGTTTCAGGTGGTTCCTTAAGCAAAAGTTCGTGTGTAGATATTTCTCCACCGGATTTTGTGTGAACCGTGACCTGAGATCCCTCTTCAAGTTTACTGAGGTACCCAAGAACATCGCTGGCACTCTGAACCGGAGTATCGTCAAGGCGTACGATGACCATCTCTTCTCTTATCTGGCTGTCAAAAGCTTGTGATCCGGGATCTACATTTACAACCATGGCATTACTGACCGGGGCAATTGCTCCCAATACCGGCCCGAAGAATAATGCAAGTGCTATTAATGCAACTGCAAAATTGGCCATGACACCAGCTGAAAGTATTCGAGCTCTCTGGTTACGGGTTGCTACCTTTTTTTCACTGCTGCTGGGCCTGTATTGTTCAGGCTCCAGTTTCTTATATTCATCCATGCCAGGACTTTCCTGGTCTTTACTTACTCCAAAAAGCTCTTCTTCATCAGGCTCGGCAAATCCTCCTATTGGGACAAGTGCTACCAGTATTCCCATGGATTTAACTTTTATATTTTCCACTCTAGCAAGAATGGCATGTGCAAATTCATGGACAATGAGTGTTACTATAAGTGCTATCAAACCCCATACCACAGGGATGAATTCATTCACTCCCGGAATTAGAAATATATTGCGGGGCTCATGAAGTTTTCCAGGCTCTGGTAGCTGTTCAGTACCAAGGGATGTCAGCAATATGATGTCTGAGAGGATTATTATGGAAAACATGACTGTCATTCCGACAAACATCATAACAATTCCTATATTTGCAAATAGTTTCCAGAATCGCTTTCTGGATGCCAGCCGGTCAATAAAGTTTAGACCCCTTTCGGTTCTGATCATAAGTATTGGCCCGTGGGCACTGATGTTATATTTTTCAAAAAAACCTCTCTTGCTGAGAGCTGATACTGTTAGCCAGTATAGTATAAAGACTGCCAAGAAGACTGTAGTCCCGTTCAAGAAATCACCAATAAAAGTTTAAAATTTTCAATTAATATTTATATAATATCAATACAATCATTAATAGGGTGCCTACTATGTTTACAGAGGTATATATAACTGTGGGAAGTATGGAAGAGGGGCAGAAAATAGCCCATAAACTGGTGTCCGACAGGCTGGTGGCCTGTGTCAATATGTTCCCCATCAATTCTATCTACAGCTGGGAAGGTGAAGTTGTTGAGGATCAGGAATTTGCATTGCTTGCAAAAACCACGGCTGATAAATTTGATGAAGTGAAGGAAACTGTTAGGTCCATTCATAGCTATGACCTTCCTTGTATTGTTTCTTGGGAGCTGGGCGGTGAGAGTGAATATCTGGGGTGGGTCAGGAACTATATCCATGAAGACTGATCAGGCTTAACTTCCATTTAATATTATAAAAATATATGTATTAAATTATTTTAGACCCATATACAGATAAATTTATAATTGATATCATTATTATTGATTTATCACTCCTAAGCGCGGGAGTAACCAAGTGGCCAACGGTGGTAGACTCAAGATCTACTCGCGCAGGCGTTCGGGGGTTCGAATCCCTTCTCCCGCATTTAGAATGTTTGGTTTTACTCAGTATAAAGGTTGATCTATAATGGATTTTTTTTTCAGAAATGATATTAGTTTTGAGTCAGTTGCAGATGCCACTTCAAAAATATTACTTAAGGCTCAAACAGATTTGCCTTCCGATATCATCCGCGCTTTGCAATCTGCTCTGGGGCAGGAAAATAATGAAGTTGCAAAAGCACACTTATCTGCGATTCTTAAAAATATAGAATTTGCTGGAAATAATAGGATTCCAATGTGTCAGGACACTGGTATTCCTATCTTTTTTGTTGATGTTGGTAATGAATTGCATATTGATTTTGATTTATCGCAGGCTATTGCAGAAGGTGTAAGGCATGCCACTGACCAGATCCCTTTAAGGCCCAACGCAGTTGATCCTCTCACACGCATCAACAGTGGAGATAATACAGGAAACGGTATACCCGATATTAATTATAGTTTTGTAGAGGGCAATGAATTGTGTATTACAGTTGCACCAAAAGGTGCAGGCTCTGAGAACATGAGTGCTCTGAAAATGTTTAACCCAACAGAGGTATCCGGGATACATAATTTTATACTTGAAACTGTCTTGAACGCAGGTGGTATGCCCTGCCCTCCTGTTATTGTAGGTGTCGGGATTGGCGGAACATTTGATAAATCAGCCCGGCTTGCAAAAAAAGCACTTCTGGAAGACACTGATGATATGAATGAAATGGAGCGTGAACTGCTTGCTGAAATCAACTCACTTGGAATTGGACCCATGGGTATGGGAGGAAATACCACCGCTCTGGCAGTTCATATAAAAAAGGCTCACTGCCATACAGCGTCACTTCCTGTTGCAGTAAATATTCAGTGCTGGGCAAACAGACATGCAACCTGTGTATTTGGAGGTGAATGAATACAATATAATCTCAATCTTCCACTTCAGGCCGATGATATCAAAAAACTAAGGACCGGTGATGTTGTATATATTAGTGGTAGAATCCTGACAGCACGCGATGAAGCGCATGCACGTATTCTTGAGTTTGATCAGAGGGGTGAAGAGCTACCATTTGGACTTGATGGCGGAGCTATATACCACTGCGG
Above is a genomic segment from Methanosalsum zhilinae DSM 4017 containing:
- a CDS encoding type II/IV secretion system ATPase subunit, which translates into the protein MTSTFDSNSEKLSGTRKDRDHTSYPEPDSSKIFETRVEASSSDNQQDREIKAKNIQNNLQDTEFEKEYGILTPDHISHSTISKQEHKGTASKNISEDISSTHANKSNNTGVNNRTVIEEDKIIKSDIALQNIQTNIRPQEETDLTDSITEDKTSETEINEAGAESATENENETLEEQSKENIFSKIKNIFKHHEQEIAEYDPELHGPLVAFGGLEGYDEVERYWLIEPYSFVTVQFNQEINSYIYYVVEPEMSDFESLFLAEIKKRLRDVLLFENINESINKESILESKIRSIVKDYAIDITPVMLEKISYYIKRDFIRFGKIDPLMYDNSIEDISVNGHDVPVFLYHRKYHNIETNISFSEKELDSYIIQLAQKSGKHISLAQPMIDATVPDGSRIQMTLGSTITTRGGTFTIRKFSDIPVTPVDLIKWGTFSAESMAYLWLCIENNKSLIYAGGTASGKTSSLNSISLFIPEKSKVVTLEDTRELKLSHMNWIPAITRDSFTADERGAVDMYELLKAALRQRPEYIIVGEVRGREALTLFQAMSTGHTTFSTMHADSVASAIHRLENPPINVPRTMIQALDIICIQAQTYSKGERVRRNLKIVEIIDIDPNTKNIRTNDIFLWDSISDSFHQTGDSKALKDIVISRGWSNAQIRRELDTRKKILEYMVNNNITDFKEITSIINTYQSNPHKVLDSFNLVE
- the pheT gene encoding phenylalanine--tRNA ligase subunit beta, whose amino-acid sequence is MPVITLPYNDLENLTSADRSVITDRIPMIGADIERLENDHIDIEFFPDRPDLYSVEGVSRALRGFLEIETGMCEYDVSTSGFEISVDTKLDGIRPWLACAVIRGIKFDSNSIKSLMDLQEDLHWGLGRNRKKISIGVHDLKDIQPPFRYIAVDPDFEFVPLDFSEPMSLQEILQKHPKGIRFANILEEHSMYPLIVDVNDNVLSFPPIINGNLTRVTEDTTDLFIDVTGLSDSVDTALNIVVTALAERGGKIESVKIISPEATSRVTPQLDPIIRKLKKEDIESIIGIRMSMDEIIHNLEKMRYGTEVVDNETVLVKVPPYRADILHNYDIIEDIAIGYGYENIQPIFPECSTVGCEHTLSVIGDRLREIMIGLEYFQVMPFTLTNDKIHFEWMCRDKTDDVTYVLHPISEDQTMLRTTILPNLLEILSLNQHRELPQRIFEVGEVVRNEENRMHIAAVSIHPNANFTEVQEIVDAVMREQVLDYNLSESVDPAFMDGRRADIFVDGKKIGVMGEFYPQLISNFGLGQPIAGFEMQILPEK
- a CDS encoding site-2 protease family protein, which codes for MNGTTVFLAVFILYWLTVSALSKRGFFEKYNISAHGPILMIRTERGLNFIDRLASRKRFWKLFANIGIVMMFVGMTVMFSIIILSDIILLTSLGTEQLPEPGKLHEPRNIFLIPGVNEFIPVVWGLIALIVTLIVHEFAHAILARVENIKVKSMGILVALVPIGGFAEPDEEELFGVSKDQESPGMDEYKKLEPEQYRPSSSEKKVATRNQRARILSAGVMANFAVALIALALFFGPVLGAIAPVSNAMVVNVDPGSQAFDSQIREEMVIVRLDDTPVQSASDVLGYLSKLEEGSQVTVHTKSGGEISTHELLLKEPPETEASGIRIMDVVQNSPASQAGLEEGMIIKELDGMSIRSVDDFVDFMGNTSPGQTISMEVHDQNNEEIRTVQITLTSHHEDEDRGFLGIVGGPVGDISTSLGFSVGDMSVGYFPADVYLEMLKQIPSMMSQLSGWIIILGFPIIGFAGEGFPGFGTTLAQAYEPVGWAEPMGMGIFWIANTLLWIGWLNFYVGLFNCLPAIPLDGGHVFRDYAKALVMRITGNEIKATKIASATTVFLSLLILISIVFMIFGPYLVHGF
- a CDS encoding fumarate hydratase codes for the protein MDFFFRNDISFESVADATSKILLKAQTDLPSDIIRALQSALGQENNEVAKAHLSAILKNIEFAGNNRIPMCQDTGIPIFFVDVGNELHIDFDLSQAIAEGVRHATDQIPLRPNAVDPLTRINSGDNTGNGIPDINYSFVEGNELCITVAPKGAGSENMSALKMFNPTEVSGIHNFILETVLNAGGMPCPPVIVGVGIGGTFDKSARLAKKALLEDTDDMNEMERELLAEINSLGIGPMGMGGNTTALAVHIKKAHCHTASLPVAVNIQCWANRHATCVFGGE
- the cutA gene encoding divalent-cation tolerance protein CutA, with the protein product MFTEVYITVGSMEEGQKIAHKLVSDRLVACVNMFPINSIYSWEGEVVEDQEFALLAKTTADKFDEVKETVRSIHSYDLPCIVSWELGGESEYLGWVRNYIHED